In the genome of Candidatus Omnitrophota bacterium, the window CTGCTTCTCGGCGGCTTGAGCCTCGAATTCGGAGGTCAAAGCGCCGCCTCGTTCCGGAACATCGACTCGGGTGCGATACCAGCCCAGCCCAGCCATGAAGTTGTAACAGCACATCGGGATGCCGGTTTTTCCCATCGCCGTAATTGCCGCTTTATAGTTCTCGATATCCTCATCGCGGCCAGGCGATCCCAGCTTGATTCGCTCGGCGTTAACGGGGTGGCTTTCCACTCCGGCGATCGTCATACCCGCCGAGTTAAAATCCTCTTTGACTTTCGCCAAGGCATCGGCGTATTGATCCCGAGGGATTCTTCGCAAAATCCCCTGGACGTTGACGATGGCATGGGAAACCCCGATCTGTAGGGCGAGTTTCCATCGATCTTTATCGCGATGCGGCAACGCCAAAGCCAGTTTGACGCCTTCTTTCGCCGTATTCGGAGAGGTTTCCATTGAGCTGGAGGGAACGATGGAAGACATGCCTATTGCGGCGGCGCCTCCCGCCATCATGGCGATATTGTTTTGAATCCATTTTCTTCGGTGAATCTTTTGCATGATTTATATCCTTTTCTGGACAAATGAATCCTCGATTCGTTTTTTGGAAACTAAATTGGATTGGATTCGAATCCACGATACTATTTAACTGTATGAAGAGAAGAAATACGAATTTATTATTTCGCCCTTTCAGGGCTTAAAAAGCAAGGATTTCTCTTCAATCGGGTACACTGTTACTGGAAAAGAAAGATCGGCCCAAGGAGAGATTCCCGCCGCCGCTAACGTTTGCCCAGCGAATGCAGCGCCGGTTGGATTAAGCAATCATCAGCGGTTGACAGGATCGCCCGCCATAATCCACGCTTTGTTGAAGGCGGCGTGTTTAATGGTTTTGCCGTTTTCGCGGGGATCCGCTTGTCCCGAATTATTGTAGGTATACGACGCATGCAGGAGACCATCGCGCGTTTGAATGATGGATGGATAACTGAAGCTGCCGCCTTGACCGGGTTCTTTGTATTCGAGACGCCGCGTCCATTGGAAGGTTTTCCCTTCATCCTGAGAGATCGAAACGGCCAAGCTATGGCGTCCTTCTTCCGTATCGTTATAAATGACGATCCAATCGCCGTCGTTTAAATTGGCGACTTCCAGTCCCGCGCCCGGATTCGGCAATAAGGGATGGTCGTATACCGTGCTCCAGCTCATGCCGTTGTCCTTCGATTCGGAAACATGCACCCGCATGGGTTCGGGACCGTTATCGCGCATATAGGCGACAAGCGAGCCGTCTTTCTTTTTCGCGAAAGTGGGTTGGATATTGCCCCCGCCCACGATGGGATCGCTGAAGCGCCAGGTTTCGCCCCAATCGTCCGTCATGGCGGCGAGAGAAAAGGAGAAGCCATCGGAATACAATCCCACCAACAAAGTTTTTTCGTTCAGAACGATAGGGTGGCCGCGAGTGAACCATCCAAGACGACGGGTCAGTTTATCCGCCGCTTGACGGTTATTGTGGTCGATCCATTGCCGTATGCGATCATCAGGCGTTATGTTTAGCGATTTAAGATATTCTTCGCTTTTGGTTCTGACCTTCTGTTCGAAATCATCTCCGGGTTTGATATGAAGAACATTCATGGAATCCCATACCGGCGGTCCTTCGGCGCGCATATAGTTGGTGGAGGT includes:
- a CDS encoding sialidase family protein — translated: MIRQSYMILSISFIGLYGMISFAEEKPWHQAEVVFPGENIHNHGSCIVECPNGDLLVCWFHGGERQSDNAYIEGARWVKRMGKWTDRFLMADTPGFPDTNCCMIIDPEARLWLLWPTILANTWESALMKYKTSTNYMRAEGPPVWDSMNVLHIKPGDDFEQKVRTKSEEYLKSLNITPDDRIRQWIDHNNRQAADKLTRRLGWFTRGHPIVLNEKTLLVGLYSDGFSFSLAAMTDDWGETWRFSDPIVGGGNIQPTFAKKKDGSLVAYMRDNGPEPMRVHVSESKDNGMSWSTVYDHPLLPNPGAGLEVANLNDGDWIVIYNDTEEGRHSLAVSISQDEGKTFQWTRRLEYKEPGQGGSFSYPSIIQTRDGLLHASYTYNNSGQADPRENGKTIKHAAFNKAWIMAGDPVNR